A region from the Sutcliffiella horikoshii genome encodes:
- the mbcS gene encoding acyl-CoA synthetase MbcS: MKREELLAPQKYNLVEEVEKYSQQDSERLALIWESEQGEKEQVTYQQLMKAANKIGNALLSEGLQKGDVVLVMMPRLIDSYQVYLGALKAGIVVIPCSEMLREKDLAYRIEHGDVKGIITYQPFVEQADKLEEVGNLVRFSVGGLAEKGWTNLHEAMEKQSDKLEFATTSKDDMAFLSYTSGTTGNPKGVVHTHGWAYAHLRTTSKNWLGIEENDVVWATASPGWQKWIWSPFLSTLGSGATGFVYHGKFDPNTYLKLLEKHEVNVLCCTPTEYRLMAKVDNLNAYQLPHLHSAVSAGEPLNREVIDTFRKHFQVDVRDGYGQTENTLLLGVLKGMEIKSGSMGKPTPGNRVTIINEDAEECAVGEVGDIAVHVETPALFKHYYKDPERTSRQFRGDYYITGDKAKKDEDGYFWFEGRSDDIIISSGYTIGPFEVEDALVKHPMVRECAVVASPDEIRGNIVKAFVVLQDGVEQEEDKVTKMLQEHVKELTAPYKYPRKIEYVAELPKTTSGKIRRIELRQQELAQAAQS, encoded by the coding sequence ATGAAAAGAGAAGAACTTTTAGCACCGCAAAAGTACAATCTGGTTGAAGAAGTGGAAAAGTACTCACAACAAGACAGCGAAAGGCTCGCACTCATTTGGGAAAGCGAGCAAGGGGAGAAAGAACAAGTAACATATCAACAATTAATGAAAGCTGCAAATAAAATTGGAAACGCTTTACTTTCGGAAGGACTGCAAAAAGGGGATGTAGTTCTTGTCATGATGCCAAGGCTTATTGACTCGTATCAAGTGTATTTAGGTGCACTCAAAGCGGGTATTGTCGTTATTCCTTGCTCTGAAATGTTAAGGGAAAAAGACCTTGCATACCGAATTGAACACGGAGATGTTAAAGGGATTATTACATATCAACCATTTGTGGAACAGGCAGATAAATTAGAGGAAGTGGGCAACCTGGTAAGATTCAGTGTTGGTGGACTAGCAGAAAAAGGCTGGACAAACCTGCATGAAGCGATGGAAAAACAATCAGACAAACTTGAATTTGCCACGACTTCAAAAGATGACATGGCATTTCTATCCTACACATCTGGAACAACAGGTAATCCTAAGGGAGTTGTCCACACGCATGGATGGGCGTACGCGCACCTACGCACGACTTCCAAGAACTGGCTTGGGATTGAAGAAAATGATGTAGTTTGGGCAACTGCAAGTCCTGGCTGGCAGAAGTGGATATGGAGTCCATTCCTATCGACACTCGGTTCTGGGGCAACGGGATTTGTCTATCATGGCAAGTTCGACCCTAACACATACTTGAAGCTTTTGGAAAAACATGAAGTGAATGTCCTTTGCTGCACACCGACAGAGTATCGTCTGATGGCGAAAGTGGATAACTTAAACGCTTATCAGCTGCCACATCTTCACAGTGCAGTATCAGCCGGGGAACCGTTAAACCGTGAAGTGATTGACACCTTCCGAAAACATTTCCAAGTCGATGTCCGAGACGGCTATGGACAAACGGAGAATACACTGTTACTTGGCGTATTAAAAGGAATGGAAATCAAATCTGGTTCAATGGGTAAACCGACACCTGGCAACAGGGTAACCATCATCAATGAGGATGCCGAAGAATGTGCAGTAGGGGAAGTCGGGGACATCGCAGTACATGTAGAGACGCCGGCCCTATTCAAGCACTATTACAAAGATCCTGAGCGTACTTCCAGACAATTTAGAGGGGATTACTATATTACAGGTGATAAAGCCAAAAAGGACGAGGACGGATATTTTTGGTTTGAGGGCAGAAGTGATGACATTATTATCAGTTCAGGCTACACGATTGGACCGTTTGAAGTGGAAGATGCATTGGTAAAGCACCCTATGGTACGTGAATGCGCCGTTGTGGCGAGTCCTGATGAAATAAGAGGGAACATTGTTAAAGCCTTTGTTGTGCTGCAGGACGGAGTAGAGCAGGAAGAAGATAAGGTGACTAAAATGTTGCAAGAGCATGTCAAGGAATTGACGGCGCCATATAAGTATCCACGGAAAATCGAATACGTTGCAGAACTTCCGAAAACTACTTCTGGAAAAATAAGAAGAATAGAACTAAGGCAGCAAGAATTGGCTCAAGCGGCACAATCCTGA
- a CDS encoding alpha/beta-type small acid-soluble spore protein, whose amino-acid sequence MANNSSNQLVVPGVQQALDQMKYEIASEFGVQLGPDATARANGSVGGEITKRLVQMAEQSFSGGYQK is encoded by the coding sequence ATGGCAAACAACAGTTCAAACCAACTAGTTGTACCTGGTGTACAACAAGCTCTTGACCAAATGAAATACGAAATCGCTTCTGAATTCGGAGTTCAACTTGGTCCTGATGCAACTGCTCGCGCTAACGGTTCCGTTGGTGGAGAAATCACTAAACGCTTAGTTCAAATGGCTGAACAAAGCTTCAGTGGCGGTTACCAAAAATAA
- the thiI gene encoding tRNA uracil 4-sulfurtransferase ThiI, whose translation MNYDHILIRFGELSTKGRNRKQFVQRLSFNILEKIKDFPNVKIEKSRDRMFIKLNGEPHEQILDRLQSIFGIHSFSLAVKTKTELEEIKNGALFALEALPYKGKTFKVTAKRAYKNFELDTNELNHAIGSHLLRNTEDLTVNVKQPDINVRVEVREDATYITCKDIAGAGGLPVGTSGTGVLMLSGGIDSPVAGYLAMKRGIRLEVVHFFSPPYTSERAKQKVVELTERLTDFGHSINLHIVPFTDIQVAIQKQVPENYTMTSTRRFMLKIADKICEKEQGLAIITGESLGQVASQTLQSMSTINEVTSTPIIRPLITMDKIEIMDIAKQIDTLEISNRPYEDCCTIFTPSSPKTKPKKEKINFYESFFDIDKMVNDAVDRTEKLLITGKKQEEDNVINDLF comes from the coding sequence ATGAACTATGATCACATATTAATACGATTTGGAGAACTGTCTACCAAAGGAAGAAACAGAAAGCAGTTTGTCCAACGTCTTAGTTTCAATATTTTAGAGAAAATTAAAGACTTTCCAAATGTCAAGATCGAAAAAAGCAGAGATAGAATGTTCATTAAATTAAATGGAGAGCCTCATGAACAGATTCTAGATCGCCTGCAGAGTATTTTTGGCATTCACTCTTTTAGCCTTGCAGTCAAAACGAAAACAGAATTAGAAGAAATAAAAAATGGGGCATTATTCGCGCTGGAAGCATTACCTTATAAAGGAAAAACTTTCAAAGTGACTGCCAAGCGAGCTTACAAAAATTTTGAGCTTGATACAAATGAATTGAACCATGCTATTGGATCCCATCTTTTGCGTAATACGGAAGATTTGACGGTGAATGTTAAGCAACCGGATATTAATGTCAGGGTTGAAGTGAGAGAGGACGCGACCTACATTACTTGTAAGGATATTGCAGGAGCAGGAGGTCTTCCGGTTGGAACAAGCGGTACAGGTGTGCTTATGCTTTCTGGCGGGATAGACAGCCCAGTAGCAGGTTACTTGGCGATGAAACGTGGCATCAGATTAGAGGTTGTCCACTTCTTCAGCCCACCGTATACAAGCGAGCGTGCGAAACAGAAAGTAGTAGAACTCACAGAAAGACTGACAGATTTCGGACACTCCATTAATTTGCATATTGTTCCCTTCACAGATATCCAAGTGGCGATACAAAAGCAAGTGCCGGAAAACTATACGATGACATCCACCAGAAGATTTATGTTAAAGATAGCCGACAAAATTTGTGAAAAAGAGCAAGGGCTTGCCATCATAACTGGAGAAAGCTTGGGACAGGTGGCCAGTCAGACTTTACAAAGCATGTCCACTATTAATGAGGTAACTTCCACACCGATCATTCGTCCGCTCATTACGATGGACAAAATAGAAATTATGGATATTGCCAAACAAATTGACACGTTGGAAATTTCCAACCGGCCTTATGAAGATTGTTGTACCATTTTCACCCCTTCTTCACCTAAAACAAAGCCGAAAAAGGAAAAAATCAATTTCTACGAAAGCTTTTTTGATATAGATAAGATGGTGAACGATGCAGTTGATCGGACAGAAAAGCTATTAATAACAGGGAAAAAGCAAGAAGAAGATAATGTAATCAACGATTTATTTTAA
- a CDS encoding cysteine desulfurase family protein has protein sequence MIYLDNSATTKPYKEVLDSFLKVSTEYFGNPSSLHSLGGEAEMLLHRSRETISSLLHVHHKEVIFTSGGTESNNLAVKGCALSKRNIGKHIITTAIEHPSVTNAINDLEKEGFEVTVLPVNKEGRITKTQVEDALRKETVLVSIIHVNNETGAIQPVEEIGCILKNHPNASFHVDHIQGIGKVPLRMDTIDLCSLSAHKFHGLKGNGILIARNGVKLHPILSGGDQEWTLRSGTENVAGIVAMTKALRMTLEKSENYLSNLSALKQYLFDELEQINGVYIHTSRSHSAPHIVNFSVPGVKSEVLVHALSTKDIYVSTTSACSSKRKAPSKTLTAMGVTRAQAESAIRISMTYSTTKEEIRLFLQELIQAITTIKEVTR, from the coding sequence ATGATCTATTTAGACAACAGCGCCACTACTAAACCATATAAAGAAGTGTTGGATTCTTTCCTTAAGGTGTCCACAGAATATTTTGGAAACCCATCCTCGCTTCATTCGCTTGGCGGTGAAGCAGAAATGCTGCTGCACCGTTCAAGGGAGACAATTTCATCTTTGCTGCATGTACATCATAAGGAAGTCATTTTTACTTCAGGTGGAACAGAAAGCAACAACTTGGCGGTAAAAGGGTGTGCCTTAAGCAAAAGAAATATCGGTAAACATATCATCACAACCGCGATCGAGCATCCTTCCGTAACGAATGCGATAAATGATTTGGAAAAAGAGGGATTTGAAGTGACCGTCCTTCCTGTTAATAAGGAAGGTAGAATCACGAAAACACAAGTAGAGGATGCGTTGAGAAAAGAGACGGTGTTGGTTTCCATCATTCATGTAAATAATGAAACTGGGGCAATCCAACCTGTAGAAGAGATCGGCTGCATTCTCAAGAACCACCCAAATGCAAGCTTTCATGTTGACCATATACAAGGAATCGGCAAGGTTCCATTACGAATGGACACAATAGACCTTTGCTCGCTTTCGGCTCATAAGTTTCACGGATTAAAAGGAAACGGGATCCTGATTGCCAGAAATGGAGTTAAGCTTCACCCAATCCTCAGCGGAGGAGATCAGGAATGGACGTTACGATCAGGAACAGAGAATGTGGCGGGGATTGTTGCCATGACGAAAGCGCTGCGAATGACCTTGGAGAAAAGTGAAAATTACTTATCTAATTTATCTGCATTAAAACAATATCTTTTTGATGAGTTGGAGCAGATAAATGGAGTATATATCCACACTTCCAGAAGTCACAGCGCTCCGCATATTGTCAATTTTTCCGTTCCGGGCGTAAAGTCAGAAGTTCTTGTCCATGCATTAAGCACAAAAGATATTTATGTTTCCACAACCTCTGCCTGTTCGTCCAAGCGAAAAGCACCTAGCAAGACTTTAACGGCAATGGGAGTGACAAGGGCACAGGCGGAAAGTGCTATCAGGATAAGTATGACCTACAGTACTACGAAAGAAGAAATACGCTTATTTTTACAAGAGCTTATCCAAGCCATCACCACAATAAAAGAAGTAACGAGGTAA
- the brnQ gene encoding branched-chain amino acid transport system II carrier protein has translation MHKNVYTNKDILVLGLMLFALFLGAGNMIFPPLLGQAAGDNVGISVIGFLITGVGLPLLGVMAIAYTGGDLQTLANRVHPIFGIIFTIIMYLAIGPFFGIPRTGTVAFEIGATPFLPESVNPQGWALFLFTLVFFAITYYLALNPAKLVDRIGKILTPILLLVIGILVVKSIVTPMGSIGAPTEPYQNSPFFKGFLEGYLTMDTIAALVFGIVVISAIKDKGVTDKKTITSLCLKAGFIAAIGLTIVYGGLSYLGATSLDAVGAAGNGGQILSGAANYLFGSIGAVILGLAITFACLTTSVGLVSATSKFFAKIMPSVSYKVFVAILSIFSLVVSNVGLEQLITISLPVLIMIYPLAIVLILLSFYRWRNESFVYGFALLFTGIVSFVDGLAMAEIDITFLQDIFGILPFYNEGVGWLVPAVIGVIIGLVVGAVTSKQSNESIA, from the coding sequence ATGCATAAAAACGTATATACAAATAAGGACATATTGGTATTGGGACTAATGCTGTTTGCCTTATTTTTAGGTGCTGGGAATATGATTTTCCCTCCATTACTTGGGCAAGCAGCCGGTGATAATGTAGGGATATCTGTAATAGGCTTCTTGATTACAGGAGTTGGCCTGCCGCTCCTTGGAGTAATGGCCATTGCTTATACAGGTGGCGACCTTCAAACACTTGCTAATCGTGTACACCCAATTTTCGGAATTATTTTTACTATTATTATGTACTTAGCGATTGGGCCATTCTTTGGAATACCGCGTACAGGTACTGTAGCCTTTGAAATTGGTGCAACACCTTTCTTGCCTGAATCGGTTAACCCACAAGGATGGGCACTCTTTCTGTTTACATTAGTATTCTTTGCTATTACGTATTATCTTGCTTTAAATCCAGCAAAACTTGTTGATCGAATCGGGAAAATCTTGACCCCCATTTTGTTACTCGTTATCGGTATTCTTGTTGTGAAGAGTATCGTCACTCCGATGGGTTCTATTGGTGCTCCAACAGAGCCTTACCAAAACTCACCTTTCTTTAAGGGCTTCCTTGAAGGCTATCTGACAATGGACACCATTGCCGCTTTAGTTTTCGGAATTGTTGTAATATCTGCTATAAAAGATAAAGGTGTAACAGATAAAAAAACGATTACTTCTCTTTGCTTAAAAGCAGGGTTTATTGCCGCGATAGGTCTTACCATCGTTTACGGCGGTTTATCCTATCTTGGGGCAACCAGTCTTGATGCAGTTGGAGCTGCAGGAAATGGTGGGCAAATATTATCTGGCGCTGCCAATTATCTGTTTGGTTCTATCGGAGCGGTTATTTTGGGGCTTGCCATTACGTTCGCTTGCTTGACAACATCTGTAGGACTTGTTTCTGCGACAAGTAAATTCTTTGCTAAGATTATGCCATCTGTATCTTATAAGGTATTTGTTGCAATCTTATCCATCTTTAGTTTGGTTGTGTCAAATGTCGGCCTTGAGCAATTGATTACGATTTCGTTGCCTGTATTGATTATGATATATCCATTAGCAATTGTACTGATTCTCCTTTCGTTCTATCGTTGGAGAAATGAATCGTTTGTGTATGGGTTTGCCTTACTATTCACAGGTATTGTAAGTTTTGTGGATGGACTGGCTATGGCTGAGATTGATATCACATTTTTACAAGATATCTTCGGCATACTTCCTTTCTATAATGAAGGGGTAGGTTGGTTGGTACCGGCAGTGATTGGTGTGATTATCGGACTGGTCGTTGGGGCAGTCACCTCGAAGCAATCTAATGAGAGCATTGCTTAA
- the ezrA gene encoding septation ring formation regulator EzrA yields MEYIIGILALVVIFISISFVRRKKIYQEVDRLENWKISIMNKPVSEELSKVKDLNMTGQTEQLFENWRYQWDNILSTELVNIEEYLFDAEDFVDKYRFKKAKDVLSIADSKLQDIELKIKAIYDELDELIGSQAKSAEENEKLEGKYSDFKKQLLNQRHQYGSTTPLLEKELEQIQQLFAEFNQSISNGDYLVARELIARIEKELEGFEIKLENIPGLLIECQSVIPSQLAEVETGYKEMLAEGYILDHVNLEKSIASLQDKLKQSTKLLMETKALEAKEGIELIKAEMDELYDQIEKEVLAKHYVVKELPSVEAILIALSSASEKTKQETYVVQESYQLQQEDIQTQQKIEESMLALNDRYEKLSGHLLDQTIAFSILKEELEDICEQINSLQEIHQQYTESLMALRKDEMAAREQLNSLRKMLFEVKRSIEKSNIPGLPKSVYQELSLANDQLKAVTGKLEEKPLNIVEVNTVLYEAVTSVGKCHEEALEILDHAYLAESVIQYGNRYRSKHPSIHESLVEAEQLFRNYEYKNALEEAATSLEKVEPGVLKKIEKVLEKES; encoded by the coding sequence ATGGAATATATTATTGGGATTTTAGCACTAGTAGTTATTTTTATCAGCATCAGTTTTGTTAGGAGAAAGAAAATTTATCAAGAAGTGGACCGCTTAGAAAACTGGAAAATATCGATCATGAACAAACCAGTATCAGAAGAACTTTCCAAAGTGAAAGATTTGAACATGACTGGTCAGACAGAACAGCTTTTTGAGAACTGGCGCTATCAATGGGACAATATTTTATCGACAGAACTTGTAAATATCGAAGAATACCTCTTTGATGCAGAAGATTTCGTAGATAAATATCGTTTCAAAAAAGCAAAAGATGTGTTGTCGATTGCTGACAGCAAACTTCAAGATATTGAATTGAAAATTAAAGCTATTTATGACGAGTTGGATGAACTGATCGGCAGCCAAGCAAAAAGTGCTGAAGAAAATGAAAAATTGGAAGGGAAATATTCTGATTTTAAAAAGCAGCTGCTGAATCAACGCCATCAATATGGAAGCACCACCCCTTTATTGGAGAAAGAACTGGAACAGATTCAACAGCTTTTCGCAGAATTTAATCAATCGATATCCAACGGGGATTATTTAGTTGCCAGAGAGTTAATTGCGAGAATTGAAAAGGAATTAGAAGGTTTTGAAATAAAGCTAGAAAATATTCCAGGACTCTTGATTGAATGTCAGTCTGTCATTCCTAGTCAGCTTGCCGAAGTGGAAACGGGCTATAAGGAAATGCTTGCGGAAGGGTACATCCTTGATCATGTAAACCTGGAAAAAAGCATTGCTAGCCTCCAAGATAAACTGAAGCAGTCTACGAAGTTGCTCATGGAAACTAAAGCTTTAGAGGCAAAAGAAGGAATTGAACTTATTAAAGCGGAAATGGATGAGCTATATGATCAGATTGAAAAAGAAGTCTTGGCAAAACACTATGTCGTAAAAGAACTTCCATCTGTTGAAGCTATCCTAATCGCTTTATCATCTGCGAGTGAAAAGACAAAGCAAGAAACCTATGTGGTGCAGGAAAGCTATCAGCTTCAACAGGAAGACATTCAAACGCAACAGAAAATAGAAGAATCCATGCTCGCACTCAATGATCGTTATGAGAAACTCAGTGGCCACCTTCTTGATCAGACCATTGCCTTCAGCATATTGAAAGAAGAGTTGGAGGACATCTGTGAGCAAATCAACTCTCTTCAGGAAATCCATCAACAATATACAGAAAGTTTGATGGCATTGCGTAAGGATGAAATGGCGGCAAGAGAGCAGTTGAACTCCTTAAGAAAAATGTTGTTTGAAGTAAAACGTTCCATAGAGAAAAGTAATATCCCTGGGTTGCCAAAAAGCGTATATCAAGAGCTATCTTTGGCCAATGATCAGTTGAAGGCTGTAACGGGGAAATTGGAAGAAAAACCGTTAAATATCGTGGAAGTGAATACGGTGCTTTATGAAGCTGTGACAAGTGTTGGAAAATGCCATGAAGAAGCACTGGAAATCCTTGATCATGCCTACTTGGCGGAAAGTGTCATACAGTATGGAAATCGATATCGAAGCAAACATCCTTCCATTCATGAAAGTTTGGTAGAGGCAGAGCAGTTATTCAGAAATTATGAATATAAGAATGCTTTGGAAGAAGCGGCTACTTCGCTAGAAAAGGTAGAACCAGGTGTATTGAAGAAAATAGAAAAAGTACTTGAAAAGGAAAGTTAA
- the hisJ gene encoding histidinol-phosphatase HisJ, translating into MIIDKHVHTPYCPHGSTDTIEKYIKQALQLKYKEISFTEHAPLPKSFIDPAPDRDSAMEWVSIPAYMEELKKLKSYYSSAIKINIGLEVDYIDGYEKETSEMLGELGPLLDDSILSVHFLKKEESYYCLDFSEDEFERIIGVFGGLSAVYESYFSTLLTSINCDLGPYKPKRIGHITLVEKFKKRFPHTKPIQEYTDPILDAIALKGYELDYNGAGFVKPLCEDSYPPLSIAKQAKKRKIPLVFGSDAHTAKGLGQGYEFIDKELLT; encoded by the coding sequence TTGATTATCGACAAACATGTCCATACCCCCTATTGTCCGCATGGTAGCACAGATACGATAGAAAAGTATATTAAACAAGCTTTACAACTAAAATACAAAGAAATTTCCTTTACAGAACATGCCCCACTACCGAAGTCTTTTATCGACCCAGCCCCTGACAGGGATAGTGCAATGGAGTGGGTAAGCATTCCTGCCTATATGGAAGAATTGAAGAAATTGAAATCCTATTACTCATCTGCCATAAAAATCAACATCGGACTGGAAGTTGACTATATTGATGGATATGAAAAAGAAACAAGTGAAATGTTAGGAGAACTGGGACCGCTTTTGGATGACAGCATATTGTCTGTTCACTTTCTGAAAAAAGAAGAGTCGTATTATTGCTTGGATTTCAGTGAAGATGAGTTTGAAAGAATTATCGGGGTTTTCGGAGGCCTTTCCGCTGTTTATGAATCTTATTTCTCTACTCTCTTAACATCTATTAACTGTGACCTAGGCCCATACAAACCGAAAAGAATCGGTCATATTACGCTGGTGGAAAAGTTCAAAAAACGCTTTCCTCACACGAAACCGATTCAGGAGTATACCGACCCTATCTTAGATGCCATCGCCCTAAAGGGGTACGAACTGGACTATAATGGAGCAGGATTTGTCAAACCTTTATGTGAAGATTCCTATCCCCCATTATCCATTGCAAAACAAGCCAAAAAAAGAAAAATCCCCCTCGTGTTCGGATCCGACGCACACACAGCAAAGGGATTGGGCCAAGGGTATGAATTCATTGATAAAGAGTTATTGACTTGA
- the refZ gene encoding forespore capture DNA-binding protein RefZ has translation MEKTKQRIIDAAIILFNTKGYDGTSVRELAKKANVNVGHISYYFDNKAGLQEHLLSSFFDQYVSILEKVYKKMSTYTAKECLLECVERSMQFHRENRQLARYVYRELTFDTTLVREIMSTYLTKEKYYFKAILEKGHKKKEFHVPSVLMSVMQLKSMISTPFLQCQYLAEVWHIMPYETSAVDQYEKVIVQWLEQSVFVEQEQLEKIAL, from the coding sequence ATGGAAAAGACAAAGCAAAGAATCATTGATGCCGCAATCATTCTATTTAATACAAAAGGGTATGATGGAACCTCTGTACGGGAACTTGCTAAGAAAGCGAATGTGAACGTGGGGCACATCTCCTATTATTTTGATAATAAAGCAGGTCTGCAAGAACATCTCTTATCCAGCTTCTTTGATCAGTACGTTTCCATATTAGAAAAAGTCTACAAAAAAATGTCCACATACACTGCAAAGGAATGCCTGTTGGAGTGTGTGGAGAGATCCATGCAGTTTCATCGAGAGAATCGTCAATTGGCAAGATACGTTTATAGGGAACTAACATTTGACACTACCCTTGTCAGGGAAATCATGTCTACGTATTTAACGAAGGAGAAGTATTACTTTAAAGCGATATTGGAAAAAGGGCATAAAAAGAAGGAGTTTCATGTTCCTTCTGTTTTGATGTCTGTGATGCAATTAAAGAGCATGATTAGTACGCCTTTTTTGCAGTGTCAGTATTTGGCGGAGGTTTGGCATATTATGCCGTATGAGACGTCGGCTGTGGATCAGTATGAGAAGGTGATTGTTCAGTGGTTGGAGCAGTCTGTTTTTGTGGAGCAGGAGCAGCTGGAGAAAATTGCATTATAA
- a CDS encoding GAF domain-containing protein: protein MFQVENYKGTREENYELVLKQLQALIADEPNFIANLSNASALLNVFLTEVNWVGFYLTDETKQDMLVLGPFQGLPACVRIPFGRGVCGTAASSMETQLVADVHAFPGHIACDAASQSEIVVPMVVNGKVIGVLDIDSPIKDRFDELDKVYLEKFVSILLADA, encoded by the coding sequence ATGTTTCAAGTCGAAAACTATAAAGGTACAAGGGAAGAAAATTACGAACTTGTGCTAAAACAATTGCAAGCTCTCATTGCCGATGAGCCTAATTTCATTGCCAACCTTTCCAACGCGTCCGCTTTGTTAAATGTCTTTTTAACAGAAGTGAATTGGGTGGGCTTTTACTTAACAGATGAAACGAAACAAGACATGTTGGTATTAGGGCCGTTCCAAGGTCTACCTGCATGTGTAAGAATTCCATTTGGACGTGGTGTATGCGGAACAGCTGCATCATCCATGGAAACACAGCTTGTAGCAGATGTGCATGCTTTCCCGGGTCATATCGCTTGTGATGCAGCATCACAGTCTGAGATTGTTGTTCCTATGGTAGTAAATGGGAAGGTTATTGGGGTTCTTGATATTGACAGTCCGATCAAGGATCGTTTTGATGAGCTGGATAAAGTATATTTAGAGAAGTTTGTTTCTATTTTGCTTGCTGATGCATGA
- the megL gene encoding methionine gamma-lyase encodes MDKQNKQQFETEVIHHGYDSSIYQGSLAPPIFQTSTFSFQTAQQGENRFAGEEEGYIYSRLGNPTVKMLEERIAALENGEAGLAFGSGMAAVSAVLIALTKSNDHILCSQGIYGCTFGLLQLLKDKYNVSHSFCTMQTESEIREAIQPETTCIYVETPINPTMALIDLELIVSIAKEKNIKVVVDNTFCSPYLQKPLDLGCDIVIHSATKYIGGHGDVIAGLIVGSKEMISEISMTTLKDIGGVMSPFDAWLLIRGLKTLHVRLDRHCDNAEYVFEQLEAHPMVEKVYYPGDKKSEAYPIMQKQMKKGGGLISFTIKGGKEEAQRLLNELQLIKIAVSLGDAETLIQHPATMTHAVVPKENRELMGITESLLRLSVGLEGKEDIWQDLKQALDSL; translated from the coding sequence ATGGATAAGCAGAATAAACAGCAGTTTGAGACGGAAGTTATACATCATGGATATGATAGTTCCATTTATCAGGGAAGCTTGGCACCGCCAATCTTTCAAACTTCTACCTTTTCCTTTCAAACGGCACAACAAGGGGAAAACAGGTTTGCAGGGGAAGAAGAAGGCTACATTTATTCAAGACTTGGAAATCCAACGGTAAAAATGCTGGAAGAGCGGATAGCGGCCCTTGAAAACGGAGAAGCGGGCCTTGCCTTCGGATCGGGAATGGCAGCAGTGTCCGCTGTATTGATTGCATTAACGAAAAGTAACGACCATATTCTTTGTTCACAAGGAATTTATGGATGTACTTTTGGCTTATTACAATTATTGAAAGATAAATATAATGTGTCACATAGCTTTTGTACGATGCAGACAGAATCTGAAATCAGAGAAGCCATCCAACCGGAGACGACTTGCATCTATGTGGAAACACCGATTAATCCAACCATGGCATTAATAGATTTGGAACTTATTGTTTCCATAGCTAAAGAGAAAAATATTAAGGTAGTTGTTGATAACACATTCTGCTCTCCATATTTGCAGAAGCCACTAGATCTTGGTTGTGATATTGTTATCCACAGTGCGACGAAATACATCGGCGGTCATGGGGATGTTATCGCTGGACTGATTGTAGGTTCCAAAGAGATGATTTCTGAAATCTCCATGACAACTTTGAAAGATATTGGTGGCGTCATGTCTCCATTTGATGCGTGGCTGCTCATTCGCGGCCTGAAAACATTGCATGTCCGCTTGGACCGTCATTGTGATAATGCCGAATATGTTTTTGAACAATTAGAGGCACATCCAATGGTAGAGAAGGTTTACTATCCCGGTGATAAAAAGAGTGAAGCATACCCTATCATGCAAAAACAGATGAAAAAGGGCGGGGGGCTTATTTCTTTTACCATTAAAGGTGGAAAAGAAGAAGCACAAAGGCTATTAAATGAATTGCAGCTGATTAAAATTGCAGTAAGTTTAGGAGATGCCGAAACATTGATTCAACACCCTGCTACCATGACCCATGCGGTTGTACCAAAAGAAAACCGAGAACTGATGGGGATCACAGAAAGTCTACTACGCCTATCTGTCGGCCTGGAAGGCAAAGAAGACATCTGGCAAGATCTCAAACAAGCATTAGATAGTTTATAA